A genomic region of Alkalibacter saccharofermentans DSM 14828 contains the following coding sequences:
- the rpoD gene encoding RNA polymerase sigma factor RpoD: MDIRENSKVNELRVKGKKNGTLTGEEIESSLSEIDLLPDQIEDIYAMFEEDGIEIFAQDMSGAEEEVESLVKEDIEVSLPDGISINDPVRMYLKEIGKVPLLSGDEEVLLAQQMEAGDELAKQKLAEANLRLVVSIAKRYVGRGMSFLDLIQEGNLGLIKAVEKFDYSKGYKFSTYATWWIRQAITRAIADQARTIRIPVHMVETINKLIRVSRQLLQELGREPSPAEIGAEMGFSEEKVREILKIAQDPVSLETPIGEEEDSHLGDFIPDDDAPAPAEAASYALLKEQLMEVLCTLTDREEKVLRLRFGLDDGRARTLEEVGKEFNVTRERIRQIEAKALRKLRHPSRSKKLKDYLD; the protein is encoded by the coding sequence ATGGATATTAGAGAAAATTCAAAGGTTAACGAGCTAAGGGTCAAAGGGAAGAAAAACGGAACTTTGACAGGCGAAGAAATTGAAAGCTCTCTTTCCGAAATAGATTTATTGCCGGATCAAATAGAGGACATTTACGCTATGTTCGAAGAGGACGGTATCGAGATATTTGCTCAGGACATGTCTGGAGCTGAAGAGGAAGTAGAGTCACTTGTCAAAGAAGACATCGAAGTAAGTCTTCCTGATGGCATAAGCATCAATGATCCTGTAAGGATGTACTTGAAGGAAATAGGCAAAGTTCCGCTGTTAAGCGGAGATGAAGAGGTTTTGCTGGCTCAACAGATGGAAGCGGGAGATGAGCTTGCCAAGCAAAAACTTGCCGAAGCAAACTTAAGGCTCGTAGTAAGCATCGCGAAAAGGTACGTTGGCAGGGGAATGTCTTTTTTAGATCTTATCCAAGAAGGAAATCTAGGATTGATAAAAGCTGTGGAAAAGTTTGATTACAGCAAGGGTTATAAATTCAGTACATATGCTACTTGGTGGATTAGACAAGCCATTACAAGAGCGATTGCAGATCAAGCCAGAACCATCAGAATACCTGTTCACATGGTGGAAACAATAAATAAGCTGATAAGGGTATCTAGACAACTCTTGCAAGAACTTGGCAGAGAGCCATCACCAGCTGAAATAGGGGCTGAAATGGGTTTTTCCGAAGAGAAAGTAAGGGAGATATTAAAAATAGCACAAGATCCGGTTTCATTGGAAACTCCAATTGGAGAGGAAGAGGACAGCCATTTAGGGGACTTCATTCCTGATGACGATGCACCTGCTCCGGCAGAGGCGGCTTCATATGCCCTCTTAAAAGAGCAGCTTATGGAGGTGCTTTGTACTCTAACTGACAGAGAAGAAAAAGTCCTAAGGCTGAGGTTCGGACTTGATGACGGCAGGGCGAGGACTTTAGAGGAAGTCGGAAAAGAGTTCAATGTCACTAGGGAAAGAATCAGGCAGATAGAAGCGAAAGCTCTGAGAAAGTTAAGGCATCCAAGCAGAAGCAAAAAGCTTAAGGATTACTTGGATTAA
- a CDS encoding tRNA (adenine(22)-N(1))-methyltransferase — MKLTNRLQATADFIEKGSIVADIGTDHGYLPVYLIKNNIAKHVYASDINKGPLDAAVNQIRINRMEDSITPILSNGLEGLQGKSIDQIAIAGMGGVLIGEIIKNNFDIVVKAQSLVLQPMTGQEELRKYLLENGFEILDENLAKEQNRIYQIILARHTGLKNNSWKPIEYHIGKKLIEKKHPLLIFLLSKLEKKWKKILVECSNNDSQSAVGKIREAKQMIAEIEEVKKCL; from the coding sequence ATGAAATTAACAAATAGGCTTCAGGCTACAGCTGACTTTATCGAGAAAGGGTCGATTGTAGCGGACATAGGAACAGACCACGGGTATCTTCCGGTTTATCTAATAAAAAACAATATTGCAAAGCATGTCTATGCAAGCGATATAAATAAAGGACCATTAGATGCTGCTGTGAATCAGATACGAATCAATAGAATGGAAGACAGCATCACCCCGATATTGTCTAATGGACTGGAAGGCTTGCAGGGAAAATCCATAGACCAGATAGCAATAGCCGGGATGGGCGGAGTTTTGATAGGAGAAATCATAAAGAATAACTTCGATATCGTAGTGAAAGCCCAAAGCCTTGTCTTACAGCCCATGACCGGTCAGGAAGAGCTGAGGAAGTATTTGCTGGAAAACGGATTCGAGATTTTAGATGAAAATTTAGCTAAAGAGCAAAATAGGATCTATCAAATCATCCTGGCTAGGCATACAGGATTAAAGAACAATTCGTGGAAACCAATCGAGTACCATATCGGAAAAAAACTGATAGAAAAGAAACATCCCCTTCTAATTTTTTTACTTTCAAAGCTCGAAAAAAAGTGGAAAAAAATCTTGGTTGAGTGCAGCAACAACGATTCGCAATCAGCGGTGGGAAAAATCCGTGAAGCGAAACAAATGATAGCAGAAATCGAAGAGGTGAAAAAATGTCTTTAA
- a CDS encoding Nif3-like dinuclear metal center hexameric protein, with the protein MSLKCSDILNIIDGFAPFDLAEKWDNVGLLIGDKNQEVNNILLSLDVTEDVVDEAVEKQADLIISHHPLIFSGVKEIRWDKYQGRTIQKLIKNDISVICAHTNLDISPEGINVYLGELLGLLNVKPLMAMGREKLFKLAVFVPASHLEEVKKSLFSAGAGHIGNYENCSFETQGTGQFMPMTGAEPFLGDIDKLEHVDEMKLEVLVEYKFLDDAVSAIFKAHPYEEPAYDIYPLENKGKAFGLGILGSLKNPMDLEKFIKMIKKTLNLDIVRLSGEEKAMVKKIAVCSGSGADLLSRAKSSGADLLITGDVKYHDGQKAHELDICLLDAGHFATEIIVKDLLFNKLLKYMGGGTSINVIKSDRDTGFLREI; encoded by the coding sequence ATGTCTTTAAAATGCTCGGATATTTTAAATATAATAGACGGGTTCGCCCCTTTTGACTTGGCTGAAAAATGGGATAATGTAGGCTTGTTGATTGGAGACAAGAACCAAGAGGTAAATAACATATTGCTATCCCTTGATGTAACGGAGGATGTAGTAGACGAAGCGGTAGAAAAACAAGCTGATTTAATAATAAGCCATCATCCCCTGATTTTTTCGGGAGTGAAAGAAATCAGGTGGGACAAGTACCAGGGAAGGACTATTCAAAAATTGATTAAAAACGATATCTCTGTTATTTGTGCACATACAAACCTTGACATATCCCCTGAGGGTATCAATGTTTACTTGGGGGAATTGCTGGGTCTTTTAAACGTGAAGCCCTTGATGGCAATGGGTAGAGAGAAGCTGTTTAAGTTGGCTGTATTTGTTCCTGCATCTCATTTGGAAGAGGTAAAAAAAAGCTTGTTCTCAGCCGGGGCGGGGCATATTGGGAATTATGAAAACTGTAGCTTTGAAACACAAGGGACAGGTCAGTTTATGCCGATGACAGGTGCGGAGCCTTTTCTTGGAGATATAGATAAGCTGGAGCATGTTGATGAGATGAAATTGGAAGTATTGGTTGAATACAAATTCCTTGACGATGCAGTATCTGCCATATTTAAGGCTCATCCCTATGAAGAGCCAGCCTATGATATTTATCCTTTGGAAAACAAGGGAAAGGCTTTTGGACTGGGAATATTGGGTAGCCTTAAAAACCCAATGGATTTGGAGAAATTTATAAAAATGATAAAGAAGACATTGAACTTGGATATAGTGAGATTGTCTGGAGAAGAAAAAGCGATGGTGAAAAAAATCGCTGTTTGTTCCGGTTCAGGTGCAGATTTGCTCTCGAGAGCAAAAAGCTCTGGAGCGGACCTGTTGATAACAGGGGATGTTAAGTATCATGATGGTCAAAAAGCTCATGAACTAGACATATGCCTGTTAGATGCAGGACATTTTGCTACTGAGATCATAGTCAAGGACTTGCTTTTTAATAAGTTGTTAAAATATATGGGAGGTGGTACAAGTATCAATGTAATTAAATCTGATAGAGATACGGGCTTCTTGCGGGAAATTTAA
- a CDS encoding zinc ribbon domain-containing protein encodes MKNNIKKLLELQLLEDEISVLEKDSGIRDIKNQIDSLKRNYNKITEKMQEIFDQYKKTQIQLVKEKEAFSSIEKQIKECEDHLYEGSFKKMKTLNSLQHDLEVQKIKREECAKEISRLQNQIKIDKLNLKNLKDKSTEIKDDIQKLNKELLVKEDMTKDELAGINLKIQSAKKDIPKDALNEYYFKRQKIYPVIVECHDGICGGCNMQLSIIFNHTVTHGEESQGFVCENCGRMIYISSEPLCNKM; translated from the coding sequence ATGAAAAATAATATTAAAAAGCTGTTGGAGCTTCAATTGTTGGAAGATGAGATTTCTGTCTTGGAAAAAGATTCAGGAATCAGAGATATAAAAAATCAAATCGACTCACTTAAGCGAAATTATAACAAAATTACTGAAAAGATGCAGGAAATATTTGACCAGTATAAGAAAACGCAGATTCAGCTTGTCAAAGAAAAAGAGGCATTTAGCAGCATTGAAAAACAGATAAAAGAGTGCGAAGATCATCTTTATGAGGGAAGTTTTAAAAAGATGAAAACATTAAATTCTTTGCAGCACGACTTGGAAGTGCAAAAGATAAAGAGAGAAGAGTGTGCAAAAGAGATATCACGCCTTCAAAATCAAATTAAAATCGATAAGCTCAACTTAAAAAATCTTAAAGATAAATCTACGGAAATCAAAGATGACATTCAAAAATTAAATAAGGAACTGCTGGTTAAGGAGGATATGACAAAAGACGAGTTAGCCGGCATCAACTTGAAAATTCAGTCAGCCAAAAAGGATATTCCCAAAGATGCTTTAAATGAATATTACTTTAAAAGACAGAAAATTTATCCTGTAATCGTAGAGTGCCATGATGGTATTTGTGGAGGATGCAACATGCAGCTTTCAATTATATTCAACCATACTGTGACCCATGGTGAAGAATCTCAAGGCTTTGTATGTGAAAACTGTGGGAGAATGATTTACATATCTTCGGAGCCGCTATGCAATAAAATGTAA